CGTTTCCTCGGCATCAACCTTCTGAAGTTCCGCCGGGCCTTCGGTCTTCTGGCCTTTACCTATGTATCTCTGCATCTGCTTGTCTGGGTGGTTCTGGATATGAGCCTGCTCTGGGGGCAGATGTGGGCGGATATCTGGAAACGTCCCTATATTACCGTCGGGATGGCGGGATTCGTCACACTGCTGCCGCTGGCGATAACCTCGAACAACCTGTCGGTCCGCAAGATGGGTGCCGCCGCATGGCGCAGCCTGCACAAGCTTACCTATGTCGCGATCGTCCTTGGCGGGATCCACTATCTCTGGCTTGTGAAGGGCTTTCAGATAGAGCCGATCCTCTACATGGCCGTGATTCTGGGCCTGCTGGCCCTGCGAGTCGTCCCGAAGAGGCGGTGAACAGGCCAAGATTCACCGATTCACCCCATGTGAATCG
Above is a genomic segment from Sulfitobacter sp. HNIBRBA3233 containing:
- the msrQ gene encoding protein-methionine-sulfoxide reductase heme-binding subunit MsrQ encodes the protein MTSVKDKINGAARRVPTWALYIVYLLPVPWLLYLAQTGGLGREPIKALEHELGEIALQLLIIGLCITPLRRFLGINLLKFRRAFGLLAFTYVSLHLLVWVVLDMSLLWGQMWADIWKRPYITVGMAGFVTLLPLAITSNNLSVRKMGAAAWRSLHKLTYVAIVLGGIHYLWLVKGFQIEPILYMAVILGLLALRVVPKRR